One Dioscorea cayenensis subsp. rotundata cultivar TDr96_F1 chromosome 15, TDr96_F1_v2_PseudoChromosome.rev07_lg8_w22 25.fasta, whole genome shotgun sequence genomic region harbors:
- the LOC120276704 gene encoding splicing factor U2af large subunit B-like isoform X2 — MADHDGRYDGNGDGYGDYGASERSGGGSGFEEFGDPKSQYDSHEHERGSSRSRHRERERDKDRDRDRDKGRDRERDRERDGGRDKEKDRDRERDRDRDRHHHEKSERREHGRERSDDRDRRRSRDYDRHRDFEREREGRRRHRSRSKSKGRSDHRSRSRSRSRSKSKRISGFDMAPPAAAMMPGVAATDLQDR, encoded by the exons ATGGCGGACCATGATGGGAGGTACGATGGCAACGGTGATGGTTACGGAGACTATGGTGCTAGCGAACGGAGTGGTGGCGGCAGCGGTTTTGAGGAATTTGGAGATCCCAAATCTCAG TATGATTCTCACGAACATGAAAGGGGGTCCTCAAGAAGCAGACacagggagagggagagggataAGGATAGAGATAGAGATAGGGATAAAgggagagatagagagagagataggGAGCGGGACGGGGGCAGAGATAAGGAAAAGGATAGAGATAGAGAACGGGATAGGGATCGGGACCGCCATCATCACGAGAAGAGTGAGAGAAGGGAGCACGGCCGTGAGAGATCTGATGACCGTGACCGGCGCCGTAGTCGAGATTATGATAG GCACAGGGACTTTGAAAGAGAAAGGGAGGGGCGTCGTAGGCATAGGTCTCGATCTAAGTCAAAAGGTAGATCTGATCACAGATCAAGATCACGATCTCGCTCAAGATCAAAGAG CAAGCGTATCAGTGGGTTTGATATGGCACCACCTGCAGCTGCTATGATGCCTGGTGTGGCTGCAACAG ATTTACAGGACAGATAG
- the LOC120276704 gene encoding splicing factor U2af large subunit B-like isoform X1, with protein MADHDGRYDGNGDGYGDYGASERSGGGSGFEEFGDPKSQYDSHEHERGSSRSRHRERERDKDRDRDRDKGRDRERDRERDGGRDKEKDRDRERDRDRDRHHHEKSERREHGRERSDDRDRRRSRDYDRHRDFEREREGRRRHRSRSKSKGRSDHRSRSRSRSRSKSKRISGFDMAPPAAAMMPGVAATGTFTSTLLITIFLFL; from the exons ATGGCGGACCATGATGGGAGGTACGATGGCAACGGTGATGGTTACGGAGACTATGGTGCTAGCGAACGGAGTGGTGGCGGCAGCGGTTTTGAGGAATTTGGAGATCCCAAATCTCAG TATGATTCTCACGAACATGAAAGGGGGTCCTCAAGAAGCAGACacagggagagggagagggataAGGATAGAGATAGAGATAGGGATAAAgggagagatagagagagagataggGAGCGGGACGGGGGCAGAGATAAGGAAAAGGATAGAGATAGAGAACGGGATAGGGATCGGGACCGCCATCATCACGAGAAGAGTGAGAGAAGGGAGCACGGCCGTGAGAGATCTGATGACCGTGACCGGCGCCGTAGTCGAGATTATGATAG GCACAGGGACTTTGAAAGAGAAAGGGAGGGGCGTCGTAGGCATAGGTCTCGATCTAAGTCAAAAGGTAGATCTGATCACAGATCAAGATCACGATCTCGCTCAAGATCAAAGAG CAAGCGTATCAGTGGGTTTGATATGGCACCACCTGCAGCTGCTATGATGCCTGGTGTGGCTGCAACAGGTACATTTACCTCTACTTTGCTTATCACCATTTTTCTATTTCTGTGA
- the LOC120276705 gene encoding uncharacterized protein LOC120276705, with protein sequence MSYYNQQQAPPPSYPPPASTEGYPTYVAPPPAGYPTKDDAAYSQNAPAQTKSRGEEGGFWEGW encoded by the exons ATGAGTTACTACAATCAACAACAAGCACCTCCTCCTT CATATCCTCCTCCAGCATCAACAGAGGGGTACCCTACATACGTTGCACCTCCTCCGGCAGGTTATCCGACCAAAGACGATGCCGCTTACTCTCAAAACGCTCCTGCACAGACTAAGAGCCGTGGCGAGGAGGGTGGTTTTTGGGAAGGATGGtaa